From the Rhodocyclaceae bacterium genome, one window contains:
- a CDS encoding DUF126 domain-containing protein, translating into MTASVKPVLLTIAVDRAAGPVVEGEAVISTEGFSPRYDLDRWTGVISKPGHKLEGVSIRDKVLFFPTAKGGIAAGWAFHDIKGKGIAPKAFVFGVTNPVMVQGAIFADIAITEGWSPDPLAVIRTGDRVRVDPARRVIELLERAP; encoded by the coding sequence ATGACTGCAAGCGTGAAGCCGGTGCTGCTGACCATCGCCGTCGACCGTGCGGCCGGGCCAGTCGTCGAAGGCGAGGCGGTGATCTCGACCGAGGGCTTCAGCCCGCGCTACGACCTGGACCGCTGGACCGGGGTGATCTCGAAGCCCGGCCACAAGCTCGAAGGCGTCAGCATCCGGGACAAGGTCCTGTTCTTTCCGACCGCCAAGGGTGGCATTGCTGCCGGATGGGCGTTTCATGACATCAAGGGCAAGGGTATCGCGCCGAAGGCGTTCGTCTTCGGCGTGACGAACCCGGTCATGGTGCAGGGCGCGATCTTTGCCGACATCGCGATCACCGAGGGCTGGTCGCCGGATCCGCTGGCGGTGATCCGCACCGGAGACCGGGTGCGCGTGGATCCCGCGCGGCGGGTGATCGAACTGCTGGAGCGGGCACCCTGA
- a CDS encoding OB-fold domain-containing protein, whose product MDLKQQSPLGKFIEHLKAGEFAYQYSAADGKAFFYPRVVAPVSGSALEWKVSKGLGTVYSTTWIPVKDGQPYNVALIDMDEGFRLMSRVEDIGAKDVKIGMRVKFRAHAGDKPEDPPYPVFTAVEGA is encoded by the coding sequence ATGGACCTGAAGCAGCAATCCCCGCTCGGCAAGTTCATCGAGCACCTGAAGGCGGGCGAGTTCGCCTACCAGTACAGCGCCGCCGACGGCAAGGCGTTCTTCTACCCGCGCGTGGTCGCGCCGGTCAGCGGCAGTGCGCTCGAATGGAAAGTCTCGAAGGGTCTGGGCACCGTGTATTCGACCACGTGGATCCCCGTGAAGGACGGTCAGCCGTACAACGTCGCGCTGATCGACATGGACGAGGGCTTCCGCCTGATGAGCCGGGTCGAGGACATCGGCGCGAAGGACGTGAAGATCGGCATGCGGGTGAAATTCCGCGCGCATGCGGGCGACAAGCCGGAAGACCCACCCTACCCCGTGTTCACCGCCGTGGAGGGCGCATGA
- a CDS encoding succinylglutamate desuccinylase/aspartoacylase family protein, producing MSAAPSPAWASEPEGRSFRRLPVTTMLNGAELTVPLHVVTGAKAGPTLGIITNQHGDEFLPTMVIRQWLAGFDTSKLCGRIVVVSVANPLATAACQRLTPEPHGRTDLHEAFPGNARGNTTQMIAAVITEQVLDHIDFHCDFHAGGTGGRLQGRVDYNGKAPAEVKQRCFEMARAFGQPFVHENDLSGTSAHYVTTKRGIPSCNPEVGGTFLGPDSTATYTKQSMDGLNRLAAHLGLFDAPVPPVKQIHFDLVARRELRPHNSGYLESLFERPEEIGRPIAAGTLLGRVIDLYSYAVLEEIKAPFDGFLFFSRYSGTVSAGTQAFALAEAAKSQQLS from the coding sequence ATGAGCGCTGCACCGTCGCCCGCCTGGGCAAGCGAACCCGAAGGCCGCAGTTTCCGGCGCCTGCCCGTGACCACCATGCTCAACGGTGCCGAGCTCACCGTGCCGTTGCACGTGGTGACCGGGGCGAAGGCCGGCCCGACGCTGGGCATCATCACCAACCAGCACGGCGACGAGTTCTTGCCGACGATGGTGATCCGGCAGTGGCTGGCGGGCTTCGATACCTCGAAGCTCTGCGGCCGTATCGTGGTGGTGTCGGTGGCCAACCCTCTGGCCACGGCCGCCTGCCAGCGGCTTACGCCCGAGCCGCATGGCCGCACGGACCTGCACGAGGCATTCCCCGGCAACGCCCGCGGCAACACGACGCAGATGATCGCTGCGGTCATTACCGAGCAGGTGCTCGACCACATCGACTTCCACTGCGATTTCCACGCTGGCGGAACCGGCGGAAGGCTACAGGGGCGGGTCGACTACAACGGCAAGGCACCGGCCGAGGTGAAGCAGCGCTGCTTCGAGATGGCACGCGCGTTCGGCCAGCCGTTCGTGCACGAGAATGACCTGAGCGGCACCTCCGCGCACTACGTGACCACGAAGCGCGGTATCCCCAGTTGCAACCCGGAGGTCGGTGGCACCTTCCTCGGACCGGACAGCACCGCCACCTACACAAAACAGTCGATGGACGGGCTCAACCGCCTGGCGGCGCATCTGGGACTGTTCGACGCACCCGTGCCGCCGGTGAAGCAGATCCACTTCGACCTGGTGGCGCGGCGCGAACTGCGCCCGCACAACAGCGGCTACCTGGAGTCGCTGTTCGAGCGGCCGGAGGAGATCGGGCGGCCGATCGCGGCAGGGACGCTGCTCGGTCGGGTGATCGACCTCTACAGCTATGCGGTGCTGGAAGAGATCAAGGCACCGTTCGACGGCTTCCTGTTCTTCTCGCGCTACAGCGGCACGGTGAGCGCCGGCACCCAGGCGTTCGCGTTGGCCGAGGCGGCCAAGAGTCAGCAGCTGTCCTGA
- a CDS encoding amidase: MSSVPTVPSQALSSLHRLSIAEVSSLIQAKRLSAVEYTQTLVQRIDTLEPQINAFITPTSTLALEQARAADADIAAGRWKGPLHGVPFALKDIYDTAGILTSGHSRVCIDRIPAQDSTTTRKLYEAGATLLGKLATHEFAHGGPSFDLPWPPARNPWNTACFTGGSSSGSGAALAAGFVPAALGSDTGGSIRGPASWCGVSGLMPTFGLVSRAGVIPNSFSFDHCGPMARSVEDCAILLQAIAGFDPADSGSVRCSIPDYRAALTSDLKGVRIGVLRHYWEEDQPAPADVVAALDDAIGVLRGLGAIVEDARVRPLKESFDIKVIIAETEIFTIHLKALQERPGDFGWDFLQRALPACLFSASDYFRATREHRRTVSQMAEVFDRYDVLLTVGQGAAPRLDHHDPLNFWKKPNLFTPSNVAAGPALVVCSGFSASGLPLGMQVIGRPFDESTVLRVGHAFQLATDFHRREPTLVPGAAQPTLAAIPVPTDAPDTDAKTRALCDTMAERAGLRLNDSQRILLYRAAPFALEMVARLKGDHGFEESPANVFQFPDPILSRARR, from the coding sequence ATGTCCTCAGTTCCCACCGTGCCCAGTCAGGCCCTGTCCTCCCTGCATCGGCTGTCGATCGCCGAAGTCTCGTCGTTGATTCAGGCGAAGCGGCTGTCCGCGGTGGAATACACCCAGACCCTGGTGCAGCGCATCGATACCCTCGAGCCACAGATCAATGCGTTCATCACACCCACCTCCACGCTGGCGCTCGAGCAGGCCCGTGCCGCCGATGCCGATATCGCCGCCGGGCGCTGGAAGGGTCCGCTGCACGGCGTGCCCTTCGCGCTGAAGGACATCTACGACACTGCCGGCATCCTCACCTCTGGCCATTCGCGCGTGTGCATCGATCGCATCCCCGCCCAGGACTCGACCACGACGCGCAAGCTCTATGAAGCGGGCGCGACGCTGCTGGGGAAACTGGCCACGCATGAGTTCGCGCATGGCGGGCCGTCGTTCGACCTGCCCTGGCCGCCAGCGCGCAATCCGTGGAATACCGCGTGCTTCACCGGCGGCTCGAGCAGCGGGTCCGGGGCGGCCCTGGCTGCCGGCTTCGTGCCGGCAGCGCTCGGTTCGGACACCGGTGGCTCGATTCGCGGCCCTGCTTCGTGGTGCGGCGTATCCGGCCTGATGCCCACGTTCGGCCTGGTGTCGCGCGCCGGGGTGATTCCGAACTCGTTCTCGTTCGACCATTGCGGTCCGATGGCACGCTCGGTCGAGGATTGCGCCATCCTGCTGCAGGCGATCGCAGGGTTCGATCCGGCCGACAGCGGCTCCGTGCGCTGCAGTATCCCGGACTACCGGGCGGCACTGACCTCCGACCTCAAGGGCGTGCGCATCGGCGTGCTGCGCCACTACTGGGAAGAAGACCAGCCGGCACCGGCCGACGTGGTGGCGGCGCTGGACGATGCCATCGGCGTGCTGCGCGGCCTGGGCGCGATCGTCGAGGACGCACGGGTTCGTCCGCTGAAGGAATCGTTCGACATCAAGGTGATCATCGCCGAGACCGAGATCTTCACCATCCACCTCAAGGCGCTGCAGGAGCGGCCAGGCGACTTCGGCTGGGACTTCCTTCAGCGTGCGCTGCCGGCCTGCCTTTTCTCGGCCAGCGACTACTTCCGGGCCACGCGCGAGCACCGGCGCACGGTGTCGCAGATGGCCGAGGTGTTCGACCGCTACGATGTGCTGCTCACCGTCGGCCAGGGCGCGGCGCCGCGCCTGGACCACCACGATCCGCTCAACTTCTGGAAGAAGCCGAACCTGTTCACGCCATCGAACGTCGCCGCCGGTCCTGCGCTCGTGGTGTGCAGCGGCTTCTCGGCCAGCGGCCTGCCGCTGGGCATGCAGGTGATCGGCCGCCCGTTCGATGAATCCACCGTGCTGCGCGTGGGTCATGCATTCCAGCTGGCGACCGACTTCCATCGGCGCGAACCGACGCTCGTGCCGGGCGCAGCACAGCCGACGCTGGCGGCGATCCCGGTGCCGACCGATGCCCCGGACACCGATGCGAAGACGCGCGCGCTGTGCGACACAATGGCCGAGCGGGCCGGGCTGCGGTTGAACGATTCGCAGCGCATCCTGCTCTACCGTGCTGCCCCGTTCGCGCTCGAGATGGTCGCTCGTCTGAAGGGCGACCACGGCTTCGAGGAGTCCCCAGCCAACGTCTTCCAGTTCCCCGACCCCATCCTTTCGCGCGCGCGCCGTTGA
- a CDS encoding aconitase X catalytic domain-containing protein, with product MQLNDEEQAMQRGERGVAVKEAIDFQVAVGTFFGAKRFVPISNAHMMGDIEVMGDAGLSRLKQMAEAGTHCAVGITTNARCVDFGHVKQLGQVEDEVEKERQIIAHLRQMNVITADTCINYQTLYQPHLGEHVAWGDTGTVIYANSVFGARTNFEGGPSALASAITGRTPEYGFHLDAVRRGNFTVELDVDPTDHADWGAIGRLVGEPHQSYYAVPVFSGPGGTPLRRAPTADELKHLGASLASYGSHAMFHMVGVTPEAPSVEAALGGNMPTDRMRITRADIDRVYAGYDVKDGRCNLVVFSAPQLSLFELKRISELLDGKKVAPGSKLFVTTSNAMKRSASELGYIERIEAAGGIVLEGVCFYILQDLTPMKQRMGWSSLVTNSAKLVNTITAHRFNTILRRTEDCIETALTGAVK from the coding sequence ATGCAACTGAACGACGAAGAGCAGGCGATGCAGCGCGGCGAGCGCGGCGTGGCGGTCAAGGAGGCGATCGACTTCCAGGTCGCGGTCGGTACGTTCTTCGGCGCGAAGCGCTTCGTGCCGATCAGCAACGCCCACATGATGGGCGACATCGAGGTAATGGGAGACGCCGGTCTGTCGCGCCTGAAGCAGATGGCCGAGGCCGGCACCCACTGCGCGGTGGGCATCACCACCAATGCGCGCTGCGTGGACTTCGGCCATGTGAAGCAACTCGGGCAGGTAGAGGACGAAGTCGAGAAGGAGCGGCAGATCATCGCGCACCTGCGGCAGATGAACGTGATCACCGCCGACACCTGCATCAACTATCAGACGCTTTACCAGCCGCACCTGGGCGAGCACGTGGCCTGGGGCGACACCGGAACGGTGATCTACGCCAACTCGGTGTTCGGTGCGCGCACCAATTTCGAGGGCGGTCCGTCCGCACTGGCCAGCGCGATCACCGGCCGCACCCCCGAGTACGGCTTCCACCTCGATGCGGTCCGGCGCGGCAACTTCACGGTCGAGCTCGACGTCGATCCGACAGACCACGCTGACTGGGGCGCGATCGGGCGGCTCGTCGGCGAGCCGCATCAGAGCTATTACGCGGTACCGGTTTTCTCCGGGCCGGGCGGTACGCCGCTGCGCCGAGCCCCGACCGCGGACGAGCTCAAGCACCTGGGTGCGTCGCTTGCCAGCTATGGCTCGCATGCGATGTTCCACATGGTCGGGGTAACGCCGGAAGCACCCTCGGTCGAGGCCGCGCTCGGGGGAAACATGCCGACAGACCGCATGCGCATCACCCGCGCGGACATCGATCGGGTCTACGCCGGATACGATGTGAAGGACGGCCGCTGCAACCTGGTGGTGTTCTCCGCGCCGCAACTGTCGTTGTTCGAACTCAAGCGCATCTCGGAACTGCTGGACGGAAAGAAGGTCGCTCCGGGTTCGAAGCTCTTCGTGACGACCAGCAACGCAATGAAGCGCAGTGCCTCCGAACTGGGCTACATCGAACGGATCGAGGCTGCGGGCGGTATCGTGCTGGAAGGCGTCTGCTTCTACATCCTGCAGGACCTGACCCCGATGAAACAGCGCATGGGCTGGAGCAGCCTGGTGACCAACTCTGCAAAACTGGTGAACACGATCACCGCGCACCGTTTCAACACGATCCTGCGCCGCACCGAGGACTGCATCGAGACCGCCCTGACCGGAGCCGTGAAATGA
- a CDS encoding dihydrodipicolinate synthase family protein, translating into MSQAPLLTGVLAPVITPFKPDLSPDVERYVRHCKWLLANGCSGLAIFGTNSEANSLSLDERKMLLESLLEAGVPASKLMPGTGCCALTDSVALTRFAVERGVAGALMLPPFFYKGVSDEGLYRNFAEIAQRVGDARLKIYLYHIPPMTAVPFSLGLVERLLKDYAGTVVGMKDSGGDWKNMEAMLKAFPGFQFFPGSEEFLLAGMRLGAVGTITATANIGPAAIDALFRNWQDPKADAMQEAITDFRRAITKFPQIPALKHTTALYTGHSQWAVTRPPLVQLGEEQGRALAAELEKRGFDMPGIRG; encoded by the coding sequence ATGAGCCAAGCCCCCCTTCTTACCGGCGTTCTTGCGCCGGTCATCACGCCCTTCAAGCCGGACCTCTCGCCGGATGTCGAGCGCTATGTCCGGCATTGCAAATGGCTGCTCGCCAACGGCTGCAGCGGCCTGGCGATCTTCGGCACCAACAGCGAGGCGAACTCGCTCTCGCTGGACGAACGGAAGATGCTGCTCGAGTCGCTGCTCGAAGCGGGCGTACCGGCATCGAAGCTGATGCCGGGCACCGGTTGCTGCGCGCTGACCGACTCGGTCGCCCTCACCCGCTTCGCCGTCGAGCGCGGAGTGGCCGGTGCGCTGATGCTGCCGCCGTTCTTCTACAAGGGTGTGAGCGACGAGGGCCTGTATCGCAACTTCGCCGAAATCGCGCAGCGCGTGGGCGATGCACGCCTCAAGATCTACCTGTATCACATCCCGCCGATGACGGCGGTACCGTTCTCTCTCGGGCTGGTCGAGCGCCTGCTCAAGGACTATGCTGGTACCGTCGTCGGCATGAAAGACAGTGGCGGCGACTGGAAGAACATGGAAGCGATGCTCAAGGCATTCCCCGGCTTCCAGTTCTTCCCGGGCAGCGAAGAGTTCCTGCTCGCAGGCATGCGCCTGGGCGCGGTCGGCACCATTACCGCCACCGCGAACATCGGGCCGGCAGCCATCGATGCGCTGTTCCGCAACTGGCAGGATCCGAAGGCAGACGCGATGCAGGAAGCGATCACCGACTTCCGGCGTGCGATCACGAAGTTCCCCCAGATTCCGGCGCTCAAGCACACGACCGCCCTGTACACCGGCCATTCACAATGGGCAGTGACCCGCCCGCCGCTGGTCCAGCTCGGTGAAGAGCAGGGCAGGGCGCTCGCGGCCGAACTCGAGAAGCGCGGCTTCGACATGCCCGGCATCCGCGGCTGA
- a CDS encoding tripartite tricarboxylate transporter substrate binding protein gives MTRFATAGCAPRACALVLLSAATLAGIPAALAQKSGDGWPARPIRLLIPASPGGGADTLARVLTPRLSERFGQPVVIDNRPGAAGTIAMDITSRSAPDGYTSILTQSTSAVIAPAIQEKLPYRTLVDFSPVSLIAEVPHVLVVNPTVPANNLKELVTLARTRSLNYASSGIGAGSHFSGEMLDRAAGIRTVHLPYKGAGPALAAVIAGEAQLFSSPINAAIGHIKGGKLRPIAMTTAKRSAVLPDLPTIAESGYPGFDIGTWFGLLLPPKASKELVTRMHAEYTGALRMPDVLERLQGDGTVPIGSTPEDFRKRIAVDLERFAKIAREANIRAD, from the coding sequence ATGACCCGCTTCGCCACAGCTGGCTGCGCGCCCCGCGCCTGCGCCCTTGTTCTACTGTCCGCCGCTACCCTTGCCGGCATACCTGCGGCACTCGCGCAGAAGTCGGGCGACGGCTGGCCTGCACGGCCGATACGCCTGCTGATCCCGGCCTCGCCGGGCGGCGGCGCGGACACGCTCGCACGGGTGCTCACGCCCCGGCTGAGCGAGCGGTTCGGGCAGCCGGTGGTGATCGACAACCGTCCCGGCGCCGCCGGCACGATCGCGATGGACATCACCTCTCGCTCGGCACCCGACGGCTATACGTCCATCCTCACGCAGTCGACCAGCGCGGTGATTGCGCCCGCGATCCAGGAGAAACTGCCCTATCGCACACTGGTCGACTTCAGCCCCGTGTCGCTGATCGCCGAAGTGCCGCATGTGCTGGTGGTGAACCCGACGGTGCCGGCCAACAACCTGAAGGAGCTGGTGACGCTGGCGCGCACCCGCTCGCTCAACTACGCATCCTCGGGCATCGGCGCCGGCAGCCACTTCTCCGGCGAGATGCTCGACCGTGCTGCGGGGATCCGCACCGTGCACCTGCCGTACAAGGGCGCCGGCCCGGCGCTGGCTGCGGTCATCGCTGGCGAAGCGCAGCTGTTCTCCTCGCCGATCAACGCGGCCATCGGCCATATCAAGGGTGGCAAGCTGCGGCCGATCGCGATGACCACCGCCAAGCGCTCGGCCGTCCTGCCTGACCTGCCCACGATCGCCGAAAGCGGCTACCCGGGCTTCGACATCGGCACCTGGTTCGGCCTGCTGCTGCCGCCGAAGGCTTCGAAGGAACTGGTCACCCGGATGCACGCGGAGTACACCGGTGCGCTGCGCATGCCCGACGTGCTGGAGCGGTTGCAGGGCGACGGCACGGTGCCGATCGGCAGCACGCCGGAAGACTTCCGCAAGCGGATCGCGGTCGACCTCGAGCGCTTCGCGAAGATCGCACGCGAGGCGAACATCCGCGCCGATTGA
- a CDS encoding heme-binding protein, with product MAALTLKQAGIIVDKAIEKAREMKIPALGVIVLDASGHTVAYKREDGATMFREDIARGKAWGAVAMGCSSRSLAKRAQSNPNFMITLAATAEGRFLPQMGGVLIKDAAGNILGAAGASGASGDQDEACCVFGIEQAGLVADASE from the coding sequence ATGGCTGCACTTACGTTGAAGCAGGCAGGCATCATCGTCGACAAGGCGATCGAGAAGGCGCGCGAGATGAAGATCCCCGCACTGGGCGTGATCGTGCTCGATGCCTCGGGCCACACGGTCGCCTACAAGCGCGAAGACGGTGCAACCATGTTCCGCGAGGATATCGCCCGCGGCAAGGCCTGGGGTGCGGTCGCGATGGGCTGCTCCAGCCGTTCGCTCGCCAAGCGGGCACAAAGCAACCCGAACTTCATGATCACCCTGGCCGCGACGGCCGAGGGCAGGTTCCTCCCGCAGATGGGCGGCGTGCTGATCAAGGACGCCGCCGGCAACATCCTGGGTGCGGCCGGCGCCAGCGGGGCCAGCGGGGACCAGGACGAAGCGTGCTGCGTGTTCGGCATCGAGCAGGCAGGGCTTGTCGCGGACGCTTCCGAATAG
- a CDS encoding Gfo/Idh/MocA family oxidoreductase: protein MIRAAIIGLGRWGQNMVTCASGSTRIRFVAGATRTPAKAQAFADEHGFALHGDLDAVLNDPNVDAVVITTPHKSHVDVITRAAKAGKHVFVEKPFTLNKKDALVAIEACKAGGVTLSLGFNWRFQPAMLEIRRMFQDGTLGQLLHIEGNFNGPSVFRYAPDHWRPDRTESPGGGLTGRGVHNMDAMIFLAGPIEQVYAQSFRQVLDRGVDDTTSVLYRFRSGVTAYLGMVLASAECWRMQFFGTKGMVEVGAIEHLPTWDMTLQMIDQPREVRKFTAERTEKLELEAFARAIEAGQPYVMPVEDIVAGVCGLEAILKSIESDLPVKVEQ from the coding sequence ATGATACGAGCCGCCATCATCGGCCTCGGCCGCTGGGGCCAGAACATGGTCACCTGCGCCAGCGGCAGCACCCGGATCCGGTTCGTCGCCGGCGCGACGCGCACCCCAGCCAAGGCACAGGCCTTCGCGGACGAGCACGGCTTCGCGCTGCATGGCGACCTCGATGCCGTGCTGAACGATCCGAACGTCGACGCGGTGGTGATCACCACGCCGCACAAGAGCCATGTCGACGTGATCACCCGTGCCGCGAAGGCCGGCAAGCATGTGTTCGTCGAGAAGCCGTTCACGCTGAACAAGAAGGACGCGCTGGTCGCGATCGAGGCCTGCAAGGCGGGCGGGGTCACGCTGTCGCTGGGCTTCAACTGGCGCTTCCAGCCGGCGATGCTCGAGATCCGGCGCATGTTCCAGGACGGCACGCTCGGCCAGCTGCTGCACATCGAAGGCAACTTCAACGGGCCCAGCGTGTTCCGCTATGCGCCCGACCATTGGCGTCCCGATCGCACCGAGAGCCCCGGCGGCGGCCTCACCGGCCGCGGCGTCCACAACATGGACGCGATGATCTTCCTGGCTGGCCCGATCGAGCAGGTCTACGCGCAGAGCTTCCGCCAGGTGCTCGACCGTGGCGTCGACGACACCACCTCGGTGCTCTACCGCTTCCGCAGCGGCGTCACTGCCTACCTGGGCATGGTGCTGGCCAGTGCCGAATGCTGGCGCATGCAGTTCTTCGGCACCAAGGGCATGGTCGAGGTCGGCGCGATCGAGCACCTGCCGACCTGGGACATGACGCTGCAGATGATCGACCAGCCACGCGAGGTCCGCAAGTTCACCGCCGAGCGCACCGAGAAGCTGGAACTGGAGGCGTTCGCCCGTGCGATCGAGGCTGGCCAGCCCTACGTGATGCCGGTCGAGGACATCGTGGCCGGCGTGTGCGGCCTCGAGGCCATCCTGAAGTCGATAGAGTCCGACCTGCCGGTGAAGGTGGAACAATGA
- a CDS encoding thiolase encodes MQNLLKRGSAAIVGVAESDLGLVAPHTSPIDLMAQGVMRALDDCGLQLSDVDALFAATSQARFSTMMLKEYLGLNPTWNDNTQIGGSSFEAHVAHAWAAIQLGQCEVAVITYGSTQRSVSRAAASPREYNYYEAPFKPFMPPTAYAMAAARHMHQYGTTREQLAEVAVAARQWALMNPAAWEKEPLTVEQVLASRMVSHPLSVRDCCLVTDGGGAIVMTSGERAKTLKKKPVYPIGYGEGISHNSIANMADLTVTGAAVSGPRAYAMAGLGPKDIDVVELYDAFTITPILFLEDLGFCPKGEGGRFVSGGRIAPGGELPVDTNGGGLSYCHPGMYGLFILIEAVRQLRGECGARQVKGAETAIVHGNGGVLSSQITCILGGPSTV; translated from the coding sequence ATGCAGAACCTGTTGAAGCGAGGCAGTGCCGCGATCGTCGGCGTGGCGGAATCCGACCTGGGCCTGGTGGCGCCCCATACCAGCCCGATCGACCTGATGGCACAGGGCGTCATGCGCGCGCTCGACGACTGCGGGCTGCAACTGTCCGACGTCGATGCGCTGTTCGCCGCCACTTCGCAGGCCCGGTTCTCGACGATGATGCTGAAGGAATACCTCGGCCTGAACCCGACCTGGAACGACAATACGCAGATCGGTGGCTCATCCTTCGAAGCCCATGTCGCCCACGCTTGGGCAGCCATCCAGCTCGGCCAGTGCGAAGTCGCGGTGATCACCTACGGCAGCACCCAGCGTTCCGTATCGCGAGCGGCGGCCAGCCCGCGCGAGTACAACTACTACGAGGCGCCGTTCAAGCCGTTCATGCCGCCGACCGCATATGCGATGGCCGCGGCGCGCCACATGCACCAGTACGGCACCACGCGCGAGCAGCTCGCCGAGGTCGCCGTGGCTGCCCGCCAGTGGGCGCTGATGAATCCGGCCGCCTGGGAAAAGGAGCCGCTGACCGTCGAGCAGGTCCTGGCCTCGCGCATGGTCAGCCATCCGCTGTCGGTGCGCGACTGCTGCCTGGTGACCGATGGGGGCGGCGCGATCGTGATGACCTCCGGTGAGCGTGCGAAGACGCTGAAGAAGAAGCCGGTATACCCGATCGGCTATGGCGAGGGCATCTCGCACAACAGCATCGCCAACATGGCCGATCTCACAGTCACCGGCGCCGCGGTGTCCGGGCCGCGCGCGTATGCGATGGCCGGGCTCGGTCCGAAGGACATCGACGTGGTCGAACTGTACGACGCGTTCACGATCACGCCGATCCTGTTCCTCGAGGATCTCGGGTTCTGCCCGAAGGGCGAAGGCGGACGTTTCGTGTCGGGCGGACGCATCGCGCCGGGTGGCGAGCTGCCGGTCGATACCAACGGCGGCGGGCTGTCCTACTGCCATCCCGGCATGTACGGCCTTTTCATCCTGATCGAGGCGGTGCGCCAGTTGCGCGGCGAGTGCGGCGCGCGCCAGGTGAAGGGCGCCGAGACGGCGATCGTGCATGGCAACGGCGGCGTGCTGTCGAGCCAGATCACCTGCATCCTGGGTGGCCCATCGACGGTCTGA